The Pandoraea apista genomic interval AATCGTTCCTGCAAGGGGCGATGGGGGGCGACGAGGGGGGCGATAGCGACGCATTGCGTATCTCTGTCGAAGCGCGCATCGAGGCGCGTGCCCAAGCCAAGCGCGAACGCAATTTCGCCGAGGCCGATCGCATTCGTGCCGAACTGTTGGCCGAAGGTATCGTGCTGGAAGACCGTCCCGGAGGCGCCACCGAATGGCGTCGTGCCTGAGCGCGGCGCATCGAGGCAAATCTCATGGTGACTCGTAAATCCGCGGCCGCTAAGGTTGCGACCCAATCCGCTGCGGCGAAGACGGTGCAGAAGGCGGCGAAACCCGCCAAATCGGCGACGCCGGCAGGCGAAGGGGCTCGCCGGGCGCCGGTCAAGGCGACCGGCGCCAGGACGACTGCCGTCAAGGCCGGTGGCAAGACCGGCGCCGCCAAGACGGCGGAAAAAACGGTGAAGGCCGGGGCCGCTCGCAAGGTCGCGCCGACAGCGGCGTCGAAGGTGGCGCAAAAGGCTGCGCAGAAAGCGGCGCCGAAGACCGGGGCGAAGGTCGCGCGCAAGGCGCCGGCGAAGGCGAAGGCCGCTTCGCCCTCCACGTCCTCCACGACCGCCAAGTCGGCGACCTCGGCCGCTGCGACCTCGCGTCGCCTCATCGCCAAGCGCGACGGCGAGACGCGTATCGTCACGCCGGAGATCGAGCGCATCGATCACGAGATCGTCGAGCAGGTCGTGACCGGTGTTGTGCCGTTGCCGGTGGCGGCGGGGGCAACGCGCCCCGGCTTCTGGGACCAGGCCTGTGCCGATCTGATGAAGCGCGATCGTATTCTCAAGAAGCTGATTCCGCAGTTCGGCCCGGCACATCTGACCGGCCGCGGCGAACCGTTCGTCACGCTCGCGCGATCGATCGTTGGTCAGCAAATCTCCGTGAAAGCGGCGCAGGCCGTGTGGGACCGGGTGGTCGCCATCTGTCCGAAGCTCACGCCGGCACAGTTCATCAAGGCCGGGCATGACGCGCTCGCCGGTTGCGGGCTCTCGCGCCGCAAGGCCGAGTACATTCTCGATCTGGCTACGCACTTCAAATCGGGGGCGCTCCACGTCGACGCCTGGGCAAGCATGGACGACGAGGCCGTTATCGCCGAGTTGACCGGCATTCGCGGCATCGGTCGCTGGACGGCCGAAATGTTCCTGATGTTCAACCTGATGCGCCCCGACGTACTGCCGCTCGACGACGTCGGGCTGATCAACGCCATCAGCGTCAACTATTTCAGCGGCGAGCCCGTCACGCGCAGTGAAGCGCGGGAAGTGGCCGCCAATTGGGAGCCCTGGCGCTCCGTCGCCACCTGGTACATGTGGCGCAGTCTCGAACCGGTGCCGGTGGAATACTGATTGTTCCGCCGAGGACGTATAATCCGCGTCCAATCCGTCTCATCCAGTAATTATTGACGGCTATTGCGGGTCGGGTGGCAATGAAAGTTGTCTATCTCGACCGGGTAGACGTTGCCGGCGGTACAATACGCTGCCGCATTTCCGGGGAAACCGGATGAAGAACACCTTTTTGGATTTTGAACAGCCGATCGCCGAACTCGAAGCGAAGATTGAAGAGCTGCGCTTCGTGCAGGACGATTCAGCCGTCGACATTTCCGAAGAGATCGAGCGCCTCTCGAAGAAGAGCCAGCAGCTCACCAAGGACATCTACACGAACCTGTCTCCTTGGCAGGTTTCGCAAATTTCGCGTCATCCGCAGCGTCCCTACACGCTCGACTATGTTCGCGACATCTTTACCGACTTCCACGAGTTGCACGGCGATCGCAACTTCTCGGACGATCACGCCATCGTGGGTGGCATGGCCCGTTTCAATGGTCAGGCCTGCATGGTGATTGGT includes:
- a CDS encoding endonuclease III domain-containing protein; translation: MVTRKSAAAKVATQSAAAKTVQKAAKPAKSATPAGEGARRAPVKATGARTTAVKAGGKTGAAKTAEKTVKAGAARKVAPTAASKVAQKAAQKAAPKTGAKVARKAPAKAKAASPSTSSTTAKSATSAAATSRRLIAKRDGETRIVTPEIERIDHEIVEQVVTGVVPLPVAAGATRPGFWDQACADLMKRDRILKKLIPQFGPAHLTGRGEPFVTLARSIVGQQISVKAAQAVWDRVVAICPKLTPAQFIKAGHDALAGCGLSRRKAEYILDLATHFKSGALHVDAWASMDDEAVIAELTGIRGIGRWTAEMFLMFNLMRPDVLPLDDVGLINAISVNYFSGEPVTRSEAREVAANWEPWRSVATWYMWRSLEPVPVEY